A stretch of the Cryomorphaceae bacterium 1068 genome encodes the following:
- a CDS encoding type B 50S ribosomal protein L31: protein MRKGIHPEDYRLVVFKDIAADFAFLSRSTVESKETIKWEDGNEYPLVKLEISSESHPYFTGKMQLVDTAGRVDKFRKRYAKFEKK from the coding sequence ATGAGAAAAGGAATTCATCCTGAAGATTATAGATTAGTGGTATTTAAGGACATCGCAGCCGATTTTGCCTTTTTGTCACGTTCAACCGTTGAGTCTAAAGAAACCATTAAATGGGAAGACGGAAACGAGTATCCACTAGTGAAGTTGGAGATTTCAAGTGAATCTCACCCATACTTCACCGGTAAAATGCAACTTGTTGATACCGCGGGTCGGGTTGATAAATTCCGCAAGCGTTACGCAAAATTCGAAAAGAAATAA
- a CDS encoding putative sugar nucleotidyl transferase — translation MKTFLIDVDRRRLLPLTFSRPACDLLVGIDSIRDKWENKLQTGLSVLTASYLGQRENAEELNLLIHGSAIPNGELLEAIADLNQDQILTHRGRFIAVKASKTEIEEVQARIDSGVAISFTHFEREEVHFNYDLTVIEKPSDIFVHNGEILRADFKRLSKNYHSMSFDNDVSTKGDEIFVEEGAKLSHCVLNASEGPIYIGRDAEVMEGSLIRGPFSLGANSTLKMGAKIYGDTSIGRHCKVGGEVGNSVVNDYSNKGHDGYLGNSVIGSWCNLGADTNTSNLMNTYGEIKVWDYSREAIVPTGRQFHGLIMGDHSKAGINTMFNTGTVVGMCANIFGGGFPEKFIPSFSWGSPEKGFSEFRMDKAEEAAGAMMSRRGLKLSKRDKDVFHHVAEHDRKYRK, via the coding sequence ATGAAGACATTTCTCATAGATGTAGACCGAAGACGACTATTGCCTCTTACTTTCTCAAGGCCTGCTTGCGATTTACTGGTGGGTATCGATTCCATAAGAGATAAATGGGAAAATAAACTGCAAACGGGGTTGTCTGTCTTAACAGCTTCCTACTTGGGCCAAAGAGAAAATGCAGAGGAACTCAACCTTCTCATTCATGGTTCAGCTATTCCCAATGGAGAACTGCTTGAGGCCATAGCAGATCTCAATCAAGATCAGATATTAACTCATCGAGGAAGATTTATCGCCGTAAAGGCTAGTAAAACGGAGATAGAAGAAGTACAAGCCAGAATCGATAGTGGAGTAGCTATCTCCTTTACCCACTTTGAGCGAGAAGAAGTTCACTTCAATTATGACCTGACCGTAATCGAAAAACCATCTGATATTTTTGTTCACAACGGAGAGATTCTGCGAGCAGATTTCAAGCGACTTTCAAAAAACTACCACAGCATGAGTTTCGACAATGACGTCTCTACCAAAGGAGATGAAATATTTGTGGAAGAAGGAGCCAAATTAAGTCACTGCGTTCTCAACGCCTCCGAAGGGCCTATCTACATTGGCCGAGATGCTGAGGTAATGGAAGGCAGTTTGATTCGCGGGCCATTTTCGCTTGGCGCAAACTCCACGCTTAAAATGGGAGCCAAAATCTATGGTGATACGTCTATTGGAAGACACTGTAAAGTGGGAGGAGAAGTAGGGAATTCGGTTGTGAACGACTACTCCAACAAAGGCCACGATGGCTATCTCGGGAATTCCGTTATCGGATCTTGGTGCAACCTCGGCGCAGACACCAATACCTCAAACTTGATGAATACATACGGTGAGATAAAAGTCTGGGATTACTCTCGCGAGGCAATTGTACCTACGGGACGTCAATTCCACGGCTTGATCATGGGCGACCACTCAAAAGCGGGGATCAACACCATGTTCAACACGGGAACGGTAGTGGGCATGTGTGCGAACATTTTTGGAGGAGGATTCCCCGAAAAATTCATTCCTTCTTTCTCTTGGGGTTCTCCCGAGAAGGGATTTTCAGAATTCAGAATGGACAAGGCTGAAGAAGCAGCAGGTGCCATGATGTCTCGCAGAGGACTAAAACTTTCAAAACGTGACAAAGATGTCTTTCATCACGTGGCAGAACACGACAGAAAGTACCGAAAATAG
- the porQ gene encoding type IX secretion system protein PorQ: protein MLKRLLSIAFVLSGFVQVFAQDNGQANFQILQTISPARIAALGGNAIAVKDGDLNLGLFAPSLLDSSTSDQIVFGYTPFFGEANIIHAGYAKHIDSVGTFSAAITSLGYGDFSMTSETGEVIGSFNAGEYLFQGGYGRQINDRFSVGGNLKFILSELAEYKATALAADFSGTYYNTEKLFTATVLIKNLGTSLSSYRSGVNERLPFEIQAAFSKRLAKAPIRFSIVGENLQRWDLTPEQTITEIDPITGEEVVTNPGGFGVNLMRHLVFNAEILLTENFNLRLGYNYNRRQQLKIDDNPGGAGITYGLGLRVAKIHISYARAAYSVAGVSNHFTLGFKFDDFKKS, encoded by the coding sequence ATGTTAAAGCGGTTACTATCGATAGCCTTTGTGCTATCTGGTTTTGTCCAAGTCTTTGCCCAAGATAATGGTCAAGCCAATTTTCAAATTCTACAAACCATTTCACCTGCCAGAATAGCGGCCTTGGGTGGAAATGCAATTGCCGTTAAGGATGGCGACCTCAACCTTGGACTGTTCGCTCCATCTTTACTCGACTCCTCGACTTCTGATCAAATCGTTTTCGGATACACTCCTTTTTTCGGCGAAGCCAATATCATTCATGCGGGCTACGCGAAGCACATTGATAGTGTAGGAACATTTTCCGCGGCGATAACGAGTTTAGGCTACGGTGACTTTTCCATGACCTCAGAAACAGGAGAAGTAATCGGCTCTTTCAATGCAGGCGAATACCTGTTCCAAGGAGGTTATGGACGGCAAATCAACGATCGATTTTCGGTGGGTGGAAATTTGAAATTTATCCTCAGCGAATTGGCCGAATACAAAGCCACTGCTTTGGCTGCCGACTTCAGTGGCACATACTACAATACTGAGAAACTCTTTACCGCTACCGTATTAATCAAGAATCTGGGCACCTCCCTAAGCAGCTATCGCAGTGGTGTGAATGAAAGGTTGCCTTTTGAGATTCAGGCAGCCTTCTCAAAAAGGCTTGCCAAAGCACCCATTCGATTTTCTATTGTTGGAGAAAACCTTCAACGCTGGGATTTAACACCGGAACAGACCATCACTGAAATTGATCCAATCACAGGAGAAGAAGTGGTGACAAACCCGGGAGGTTTTGGTGTAAACCTGATGAGACACTTGGTCTTCAATGCTGAAATTCTACTCACGGAGAACTTCAATTTAAGACTTGGCTATAACTACAATCGTCGTCAACAATTGAAAATTGATGACAATCCGGGCGGAGCGGGAATCACCTATGGACTCGGTCTTCGAGTTGCAAAAATCCACATCAGCTACGCACGCGCTGCTTATAGTGTAGCCGGGGTAAGTAATCATTTTACCCTCGGATTCAAATTCGACGATTTCAAAAAGTCATAA
- the lon gene encoding endopeptidase La, whose amino-acid sequence MIENKLWDPRELQDIVDNETEFIPLITNEDEEEMNSEETPVELPILPIRNTVLFPGVVIPITVGRDKSIKLIQEAYKGKRMVGVVSQKEQSIEDPQFEDLNKIGTIAKIMRLLKMPDGSTTVIIQGKKRFELIEPVTEEPYLKARVTEFPEIKPETGKKKFQALVDSLKDLALHIIKLSPNIPSEAQFAIKNIESHSFLVNFISSNMNAEVKDKQRLLEIADLRKRAELVLEYLSKELQMLELKNDIQSKVKVDIDQQQREYLLHQQMKTIQEELGGNPQEELIAEMTKRAAKKKWNEKTAKAFHKELDRLKRMNPQGADYSVQLNYLETLLDLPWKEYSKDKFDLKRAQRILDRDHYGLEKVKERIIEHLAVLKLKGDMKSPILCLYGPPGVGKTSLGKSVAEALGRKYARMSLGGLRDEAEIRGHRKTYIGALPGRIIQNLKKAGTSNPVFILDEMDKLGRDSHGDPSSAMLEVLDPEQNSTFYDNYIELDYDLSKVMFIATANSLNTIHPALRDRMEIIEVNGYTVEEKVEIAKRHLLPKQIKENGLDSNMIKVGKPVLEKIVEEYTNESGVRSLEKKISKLVRNRAKEIAMEEEFTATVSLEQLEDILGPAHAKDKYQDNDVAGVVTGLAWTPTGGDILFIESSLTKGKGKLTLTGNLGDVMKESAMIALEYLKSHSDVLGLDQEVFDNWNVHIHVPAGATPKDGPSAGITILTALASIFTQRKVKKYLAMTGEITLRGKVLPVGGVKEKILAAKRANIKEIIMSTKNKKDLKEINPKYLNGLTFHFVDDMMDVVEKALLTQKVSEPLKVA is encoded by the coding sequence ATGATCGAAAATAAACTTTGGGATCCTCGCGAATTACAGGACATAGTGGACAACGAGACGGAGTTCATCCCATTAATAACAAACGAAGACGAAGAGGAGATGAACAGCGAGGAGACTCCTGTTGAACTGCCAATACTTCCGATTCGAAATACTGTACTTTTTCCAGGCGTGGTTATCCCGATCACTGTAGGAAGAGATAAAAGCATTAAACTGATTCAGGAAGCCTACAAAGGCAAGCGAATGGTCGGTGTAGTGAGTCAAAAGGAGCAATCCATTGAAGACCCGCAATTTGAGGATTTGAACAAAATCGGTACGATTGCAAAGATCATGCGACTCCTAAAAATGCCCGATGGAAGCACTACCGTTATCATTCAAGGTAAGAAGCGCTTTGAGCTGATTGAACCCGTTACGGAAGAGCCCTACCTCAAGGCCAGAGTGACAGAGTTTCCAGAGATCAAACCGGAGACAGGAAAGAAAAAATTCCAAGCGTTGGTTGATTCACTCAAGGACTTGGCTCTCCACATCATCAAGCTTTCGCCAAATATTCCTTCGGAGGCACAGTTTGCTATTAAGAACATCGAAAGCCACAGTTTCTTGGTCAACTTTATTTCGAGCAATATGAACGCCGAAGTAAAGGACAAGCAGAGACTTTTGGAAATCGCCGATTTGCGCAAGCGAGCTGAATTGGTACTGGAATACCTCAGCAAAGAGCTGCAAATGCTCGAGCTGAAAAATGACATCCAGTCGAAAGTGAAAGTTGACATTGATCAGCAGCAGCGAGAATACTTACTCCACCAGCAGATGAAGACCATTCAAGAAGAATTGGGTGGAAATCCGCAGGAAGAGCTTATTGCGGAGATGACCAAGCGGGCTGCCAAAAAGAAGTGGAATGAGAAAACAGCGAAAGCCTTTCACAAAGAGCTGGATCGCTTGAAAAGAATGAACCCACAGGGGGCAGACTACTCGGTGCAATTGAATTACCTCGAGACTCTTTTAGATCTTCCTTGGAAAGAATATTCTAAAGATAAATTTGATCTCAAGAGAGCACAGCGAATACTAGACCGCGACCATTACGGATTGGAGAAGGTGAAAGAAAGAATCATCGAGCACTTGGCTGTACTCAAGCTAAAAGGCGACATGAAATCGCCGATCCTTTGCCTTTACGGACCTCCGGGTGTGGGTAAAACGAGTTTGGGAAAATCAGTTGCAGAAGCACTTGGAAGAAAATATGCGCGTATGTCATTGGGAGGTCTGCGCGACGAAGCTGAGATCCGCGGACATAGAAAAACGTACATCGGTGCATTGCCGGGAAGAATTATTCAAAACCTCAAGAAGGCAGGTACTTCCAATCCTGTTTTCATCTTGGACGAGATGGACAAGCTAGGAAGAGATTCACACGGTGATCCCTCATCTGCTATGCTGGAAGTGCTCGATCCTGAGCAAAACTCAACCTTCTACGACAATTATATTGAGCTCGACTACGACCTTTCGAAGGTTATGTTTATAGCCACTGCCAATAGTCTGAACACCATTCACCCCGCCTTGCGCGACAGAATGGAAATCATTGAGGTGAATGGCTACACTGTGGAGGAGAAAGTGGAGATCGCCAAAAGACACCTTTTGCCAAAGCAGATCAAAGAAAACGGACTCGACTCGAATATGATCAAGGTAGGGAAGCCCGTTTTGGAAAAAATCGTTGAAGAGTACACGAATGAATCAGGAGTTCGAAGCTTGGAAAAGAAAATTTCCAAATTGGTTCGAAACAGAGCCAAAGAGATTGCCATGGAAGAAGAGTTCACTGCTACCGTTTCTTTGGAACAGTTGGAAGACATTCTAGGTCCTGCTCATGCCAAAGACAAATACCAAGACAACGACGTAGCCGGAGTGGTTACCGGTTTGGCGTGGACTCCAACGGGGGGTGACATTCTTTTTATCGAGAGCTCACTTACCAAAGGAAAAGGTAAGCTTACCCTGACAGGGAACTTAGGTGATGTGATGAAAGAGTCTGCCATGATTGCTTTGGAATACTTGAAGTCACACAGCGATGTTCTTGGATTGGATCAAGAGGTTTTCGATAATTGGAATGTGCACATTCATGTGCCGGCAGGAGCCACTCCGAAAGACGGCCCATCAGCGGGAATCACCATACTTACAGCATTGGCATCAATCTTCACTCAGCGAAAAGTGAAGAAGTATTTAGCAATGACCGGAGAAATCACCTTACGCGGAAAAGTCCTTCCCGTGGGTGGAGTGAAAGAAAAAATCCTTGCCGCCAAGCGAGCAAATATCAAGGAAATCATTATGTCCACAAAAAATAAGAAAGACCTGAAAGAGATCAACCCAAAGTATCTCAACGGTTTGACTTTCCATTTTGTAGACGATATGATGGACGTGGTTGAGAAAGCTTTATTGACTCAAAAAGTATCGGAACCACTTAAGGTGGCTTAG